The Caldicellulosiruptor changbaiensis genome has a segment encoding these proteins:
- a CDS encoding DUF4363 family protein yields the protein MKVWYIVVGFIVLIITLTIISTNIIIGATHHIEDNLTKAYDYIKINNYTLAKSSFCDTIKEWEGYKKKWAMLIEHQEIDNIDEQIARVKELLEQGNKDLLLCELGTLKFYINHVKDMALLKIENIF from the coding sequence ATGAAGGTGTGGTATATTGTAGTTGGCTTTATAGTTTTGATTATTACTTTAACTATTATCTCTACTAATATAATAATAGGTGCTACACACCACATTGAAGATAATTTAACAAAAGCATACGATTATATAAAAATTAACAACTATACACTTGCAAAATCAAGCTTTTGTGATACTATTAAAGAATGGGAAGGGTATAAGAAAAAGTGGGCGATGTTGATAGAGCATCAGGAAATAGATAATATAGATGAGCAGATAGCAAGGGTAAAAGAGCTACTTGAACAAGGTAATAAAGATTTACTTTTGTGTGAGCTTGGTACTTTGAAATTTTATATAAATCACGTAAAAGATATGGCTTTACTCAAGATTGAAAATATTTTTTAA
- the iorA gene encoding indolepyruvate ferredoxin oxidoreductase subunit alpha has product MKKVLMGNEAVAYSLFINGVNVATGYPGTPSTEVIETLKKFSDDDFYVEWSVNEKVALEVAAGASLSGARSVATMKQVGLNVAADPLLSLSIIGIEGGMIVFVADDPGPHSSQTEQDTRNFARFCNLPVLDPSSPKEAFSLVRAAFEISEKYKLPVIFRMTTRVCHSNETLEFEFKREKRKISSFEKRPQWVILPGLSYKKHIELEEKLTKMRSELGRLNIIEGHGQIGIVTSGISYFYVKEAIREFEDLFSILKVTVAHPIDDRTILDFAAGKRMLIFIEELDPVIEEETKLVLFENGMHILTYGKRNGYVPFAGELDVDKVKQIIYDVTKKEGLLVQKSFVNAPEIPRRQSQLCSGCPHRSSFLIVKNACKGKDVIYTGDIGCYTLGYAKPISTTDTCLCMGASITMAQGLKLADEKKKVVAFIGDSTFFHSGITGLVNAYYNRHNITVCVLDNLTTGMTGFQPHPGVGQKATGQEGQRVEIAEVVKGIGIKEVLIIDPYEDFNLCVQKVREFIEKDKLSVIVFRRKCANLKRYNGYYRINEKCINCKACLNTTGCPAISEDEEKNVFIDKTLCSGCGLCANFCPRMAIEKVGENE; this is encoded by the coding sequence ATGAAAAAGGTGTTAATGGGCAATGAAGCTGTTGCTTATTCTCTCTTCATAAACGGTGTAAATGTTGCTACTGGTTATCCTGGAACACCTTCAACAGAGGTTATAGAAACCCTCAAAAAGTTCTCAGATGATGACTTTTATGTTGAATGGTCTGTTAACGAAAAAGTTGCACTTGAGGTTGCAGCAGGTGCGAGTCTTTCTGGTGCAAGAAGTGTTGCGACAATGAAACAGGTCGGGCTTAATGTTGCAGCAGACCCACTTCTTTCACTATCAATTATCGGCATAGAAGGCGGTATGATTGTGTTTGTAGCAGACGACCCGGGACCACATTCTTCGCAAACAGAGCAGGACACAAGAAATTTTGCTCGATTTTGCAATCTGCCAGTTCTTGACCCATCATCTCCGAAAGAAGCATTTTCTCTTGTGAGAGCGGCATTTGAGATATCAGAAAAGTATAAACTACCTGTTATCTTTAGAATGACTACTCGCGTTTGCCATTCAAACGAGACATTGGAATTTGAATTCAAAAGAGAAAAGAGAAAGATCTCAAGCTTTGAAAAAAGACCTCAGTGGGTGATATTACCAGGGCTTTCTTATAAAAAACACATTGAACTTGAGGAAAAACTCACCAAAATGAGATCAGAACTGGGAAGGTTAAATATTATTGAAGGACATGGACAAATAGGGATTGTTACATCAGGAATCTCATATTTTTATGTAAAAGAAGCAATAAGAGAATTTGAAGATTTATTTTCTATCCTGAAAGTAACTGTAGCACATCCTATAGATGACAGAACAATCTTAGATTTTGCCGCGGGGAAAAGAATGTTAATATTTATAGAAGAACTTGACCCTGTGATTGAAGAAGAGACAAAACTTGTGCTTTTTGAAAATGGAATGCATATTCTAACATATGGTAAACGAAATGGCTATGTTCCATTTGCTGGAGAACTTGATGTTGACAAAGTAAAACAAATAATATACGACGTTACAAAAAAGGAAGGACTCTTAGTACAAAAAAGCTTTGTAAATGCTCCTGAGATACCAAGAAGACAGTCTCAGCTTTGTTCGGGGTGCCCTCATAGAAGTTCATTTTTGATAGTGAAAAATGCATGCAAAGGTAAAGATGTGATATATACAGGAGATATAGGCTGCTATACACTTGGATACGCAAAGCCAATCTCAACAACAGACACCTGCCTTTGTATGGGTGCAAGTATTACAATGGCACAGGGATTAAAACTTGCTGATGAAAAAAAGAAAGTGGTTGCTTTTATTGGAGATTCTACATTCTTTCACAGTGGGATTACAGGCCTTGTAAACGCATATTATAATAGGCACAACATAACAGTTTGTGTCCTGGACAATTTAACAACTGGAATGACGGGGTTTCAACCTCATCCTGGTGTTGGGCAAAAAGCGACGGGGCAAGAGGGTCAAAGAGTTGAAATAGCTGAGGTTGTAAAGGGAATCGGTATCAAAGAGGTTTTGATAATTGACCCTTATGAAGATTTTAATTTGTGTGTTCAAAAGGTGAGAGAATTTATAGAAAAAGATAAGCTTTCTGTTATTGTATTCAGACGAAAATGTGCAAATTTGAAGCGTTATAATGGTTATTATAGAATAAATGAAAAATGTATAAATTGCAAAGCTTGTCTAAATACTACGGGCTGTCCGGCAATTAGTGAGGATGAAGAGAAAAATGTCTTCATAGACAAAACTCTTTGCAGTGGATGTGGGCTTTGTGCAAATTTTTGCCCAAGGATGGCAATTGAGAAGGTGGGAGAAAATGAGTAA
- a CDS encoding MFS transporter, producing MFGLNSDLTSDRSLQRSLNFVILGITFGIVFFNVTTGSPVAGFAKAIGFGDLMYGIMLALPVLGGVAQVFASFVLEKSKKRKSIFLISGFLHRLPWAFIAILPLFLGKGSYTLLFLLIGFMTISSISNSFTNVSFWSWMGDLIPEHIRGRFFSRRATISTIVGMLSGLAIGKFLDSHNNLPGFSIIFVFAAIMGMLDISCFFFVKDLPMKNEETQLDLKKMFFSTLNNHYFRRFMMFFVIWNFGLNIAGPYFNMYMIKDLKMSYFDIILLTQIVSNVVTIITLPYIGRIVDKIGNRPMLLIATGFISLLPIIWCFTTVNNYKFLVTIISIFAGLLWPIIDMGNNNLILKLSDQSQTSMYVAVINLFNAIFGSAIPIILGGYLIEDIAPVVVAFLKNYIRINVATYHVAFFTSGLIRFLAVIYLKKNVKEPGAKSLKNVIINKIKVN from the coding sequence ATGTTTGGCTTAAACTCTGATTTGACATCAGACAGGTCTTTGCAAAGAAGCCTTAACTTTGTCATTCTTGGAATAACTTTTGGAATCGTATTCTTTAATGTTACAACAGGCTCACCAGTTGCTGGTTTTGCCAAAGCTATTGGTTTTGGAGATTTAATGTATGGAATCATGTTAGCATTACCCGTATTAGGTGGAGTTGCTCAAGTTTTTGCATCGTTTGTCTTAGAAAAATCAAAAAAGAGAAAATCTATATTTTTGATAAGTGGTTTTTTACATAGGCTGCCATGGGCGTTCATAGCAATTTTACCATTATTTTTGGGTAAAGGCTCTTATACATTGTTATTTTTACTGATTGGATTTATGACAATTTCTTCAATTTCAAACTCATTTACTAATGTCTCATTTTGGTCGTGGATGGGTGATTTAATACCAGAGCATATAAGAGGACGATTTTTCTCAAGAAGAGCTACTATCTCAACAATTGTTGGAATGCTAAGTGGCTTGGCTATTGGCAAATTCTTAGACTCACATAACAATTTGCCAGGTTTTTCTATAATATTTGTCTTTGCTGCAATAATGGGGATGTTGGATATTAGCTGTTTCTTTTTTGTAAAAGACTTGCCAATGAAAAATGAGGAAACTCAATTAGATTTGAAAAAAATGTTTTTTTCCACACTCAATAATCATTACTTCAGAAGATTTATGATGTTCTTCGTAATATGGAATTTTGGACTTAACATTGCAGGTCCCTACTTCAACATGTACATGATAAAAGATTTGAAAATGAGTTATTTTGACATAATATTGCTAACCCAAATTGTCAGCAACGTTGTCACCATAATAACACTACCGTATATTGGAAGAATAGTCGATAAAATTGGGAATAGACCAATGCTTCTTATAGCAACAGGCTTTATATCCTTGCTTCCTATAATATGGTGTTTTACTACTGTAAACAATTACAAATTTTTGGTCACAATTATTAGTATATTTGCAGGTCTTTTATGGCCAATAATTGATATGGGGAATAACAATCTCATTTTGAAGTTGTCTGACCAAAGCCAAACATCTATGTATGTAGCTGTAATTAATTTGTTCAATGCTATATTTGGAAGTGCTATTCCTATTATACTGGGAGGATATCTTATTGAAGATATAGCACCAGTTGTAGTAGCTTTTTTGAAAAACTATATAAGAATAAATGTTGCCACATACCACGTAGCTTTTTTTACATCGGGTTTGATTAGGTTTTTAGCTGTAATTTATCTGAAAAAGAATGTAAAAGAACCTGGTGCAAAGAGTCTGAAAAATGTGATAATCAATAAGATAAAAGTAAACTAA
- a CDS encoding type II toxin-antitoxin system HicB family antitoxin: MVSKIEYIEELEKNEKKIYIFPAIFIFDEDGITIEFPDLPGCISCADTLDEAVKNAKEVLGLYLWSMEKDNEQIPEPTPVNNLKLEQNQIPMLIEVWMPLVRHEMDNKAVKKTLTIPQWLNMLAEKHNINFSQVLQEALKDKLGIKDYKHN; this comes from the coding sequence TTGGTATCTAAAATAGAATACATTGAGGAATTAGAAAAGAATGAGAAAAAAATATATATATTCCCTGCTATTTTTATTTTTGATGAGGACGGCATAACAATTGAATTTCCCGACCTGCCCGGCTGTATTTCATGTGCTGATACTTTGGATGAAGCAGTAAAAAATGCAAAAGAAGTATTAGGGCTGTATCTTTGGAGCATGGAAAAAGACAATGAACAAATACCAGAGCCAACGCCTGTAAACAACTTAAAACTTGAACAAAATCAAATACCAATGTTGATTGAAGTATGGATGCCTCTTGTACGACATGAGATGGACAACAAGGCAGTAAAAAAGACTTTGACAATTCCCCAGTGGTTGAATATGTTAGCTGAAAAACATAACATAAACTTTTCGCAAGTACTCCAAGAGGCACTAAAAGACAAATTAGGAATAAAAGACTACAAACACAATTAA
- a CDS encoding polyprenyl synthetase family protein gives MSSERLKEYLKYAQEKIDKHLDSLLGKNSPDVIYEAMRYSVFAGGKRLRPILCLLSYELLSAEEADEKVLDIACAIELIHTYSLIHDDLPAMDNDVLRRGKPTNHVVFGEAIAILAGDALLNKAAEVCLDWILRNKAKENFVKAAEYLFKASGTEGMIGGQVIDVVNSGKEITDENLLYEMHLKKTSKLIQASCVCGAYVAGAKEEVISDFEQYGKNLGLAFQIRDDILDLIGDSKKVGKSIGKDIKEKKNTFVTYYGIEKAQEYVESFSKKAIEIIEKYDRMSFLIELTNYLINREK, from the coding sequence ATGAGTAGTGAGAGGTTAAAAGAATACTTGAAATACGCTCAAGAAAAGATAGACAAGCACCTTGACAGCTTGCTTGGAAAAAATTCTCCTGATGTTATATATGAAGCGATGAGATATAGTGTTTTTGCAGGTGGAAAACGCCTAAGACCCATTTTATGTTTGCTTTCTTATGAACTTTTGAGCGCCGAAGAAGCTGATGAGAAGGTACTGGATATTGCTTGTGCAATAGAGCTGATTCACACATATTCTTTGATTCATGATGACCTTCCTGCAATGGATAATGATGTTTTACGCCGTGGTAAACCTACAAATCATGTGGTGTTTGGCGAGGCAATAGCTATACTGGCTGGAGATGCACTTTTGAACAAAGCAGCAGAAGTATGCCTTGATTGGATACTCAGAAATAAAGCTAAAGAGAATTTTGTAAAAGCCGCAGAATATCTTTTTAAAGCGTCTGGAACAGAAGGGATGATAGGTGGACAGGTAATAGATGTAGTAAATTCAGGAAAAGAAATAACAGATGAGAATTTGCTTTATGAGATGCATCTTAAGAAGACATCTAAGCTCATTCAAGCTTCTTGTGTTTGTGGAGCATATGTTGCAGGGGCAAAAGAAGAGGTGATATCGGATTTTGAGCAGTATGGAAAAAATTTAGGGCTTGCTTTTCAGATTAGAGATGATATCTTGGATTTGATAGGTGATAGCAAAAAAGTAGGCAAGAGTATAGGAAAAGATATAAAAGAGAAGAAAAATACGTTTGTCACTTACTATGGAATTGAAAAAGCTCAGGAGTATGTAGAGAGCTTTTCAAAGAAGGCTATTGAGATAATAGAAAAGTACGACAGGATGAGTTTTCTTATTGAGCTTACAAATTATTTGATAAATAGAGAAAAATAA
- a CDS encoding CoA-binding protein yields MEQVIENALKLKNWAVVGATPRKEKYGYLVFKRLMERGYNVFAVNPFYNEIEGHKVYKSLEEVSNNIECVSMIVSPDKGEKYVKEAAALGVKYIWFQPGAESIKLIDMCKELSLIPIYNACILVALNSLKK; encoded by the coding sequence ATGGAACAGGTAATTGAGAATGCACTAAAACTTAAAAATTGGGCGGTTGTTGGTGCAACCCCAAGGAAGGAAAAATATGGCTACTTGGTGTTCAAAAGATTGATGGAAAGAGGTTACAATGTGTTTGCCGTAAACCCATTTTATAACGAGATTGAAGGTCACAAGGTTTATAAAAGTCTGGAAGAAGTATCTAACAATATTGAGTGTGTGAGTATGATTGTCTCACCAGACAAAGGCGAGAAATACGTAAAAGAAGCAGCAGCCTTAGGAGTTAAATATATCTGGTTTCAGCCAGGCGCAGAAAGTATTAAGCTTATTGATATGTGCAAAGAACTCAGTCTAATTCCCATTTACAATGCCTGCATTTTAGTGGCTTTAAATTCCTTAAAAAAATAA
- a CDS encoding DUF421 domain-containing protein — MIITVFTRTLILYVLVVLVMRLMGKRQMGELQPFELVITIMISELAAVPMQNTGVPLLNGIVPILTLLFLQTLITFGTLKSDMMKKLVCGSPTILIAKGRVLEDALRKTRYSLNDLMEQLRIKGYFNIHDIEYAILETDGDISVIPKSQKRPVTPADLGIQTKYEGLPISVVVDGKVKKDVLKYANLSEQEVLVELKKRGIDTPEEVFFACIDPEGNWFVQKKEG, encoded by the coding sequence TTGATTATCACAGTCTTTACAAGAACACTTATCTTATATGTATTAGTTGTATTAGTTATGAGACTAATGGGAAAAAGGCAAATGGGCGAGCTTCAACCATTTGAACTTGTAATTACAATAATGATTTCTGAACTTGCTGCTGTGCCCATGCAAAATACAGGTGTTCCACTTCTCAACGGAATTGTTCCTATTCTGACATTACTATTTTTACAAACCCTGATTACCTTTGGTACATTGAAATCTGACATGATGAAAAAATTAGTGTGCGGGAGTCCTACAATATTGATTGCTAAAGGAAGAGTATTGGAAGATGCTCTTAGAAAAACACGATATAGCTTAAACGATTTGATGGAGCAGCTGAGAATTAAAGGATATTTCAATATTCATGATATTGAATACGCTATATTAGAGACAGATGGAGACATATCAGTGATTCCAAAGTCACAAAAAAGGCCTGTAACGCCTGCAGATTTGGGTATTCAGACAAAATACGAAGGCCTTCCTATAAGTGTAGTTGTGGACGGCAAGGTTAAAAAGGATGTCTTAAAATATGCAAACCTCAGTGAACAAGAGGTTTTAGTAGAACTTAAAAAAAGAGGTATTGATACTCCAGAGGAGGTATTTTTTGCTTGTATCGATCCAGAAGGCAATTGGTTTGTTCAAAAAAAGGAGGGATAA
- the spoVT gene encoding stage V sporulation protein T: MKATGIVRRIDDLGRVVIPKEIRRTLKIREGDPLEIYTDNEGEVILKKYSPIGEMGAFAKEYADTLHQVSGHIVIITDRDKVIAVSGASKKDYMDKALSQELERVMEENTIVFVKSENDMSSIPIVEGDTTRYTAQIVSPILSEGTVIGSVIMCSTESNVKMGDSEYKLVQAATSFFGKQLEQ; encoded by the coding sequence ATGAAGGCAACAGGAATTGTAAGACGCATTGACGATTTAGGTCGAGTTGTAATTCCAAAAGAAATAAGAAGAACTCTTAAAATTCGAGAAGGTGACCCACTTGAGATATATACAGACAATGAAGGTGAGGTCATCTTAAAAAAGTATTCACCAATTGGTGAGATGGGAGCTTTTGCAAAAGAATACGCAGACACCTTGCATCAAGTAAGTGGGCATATTGTAATCATAACTGATAGAGACAAAGTTATTGCTGTGTCAGGCGCCTCAAAAAAGGATTATATGGATAAAGCCTTGAGCCAAGAACTTGAAAGGGTTATGGAAGAAAATACTATTGTGTTTGTAAAATCTGAAAATGACATGAGCAGCATCCCAATCGTTGAAGGAGACACAACAAGGTATACTGCTCAAATTGTCAGCCCAATTCTCTCTGAAGGCACTGTAATTGGAAGTGTTATTATGTGTTCAACCGAATCAAATGTGAAGATGGGAGACTCAGAGTACAAGCTTGTTCAAGCTGCAACATCATTCTTTGGCAAACAACTTGAACAATAG
- a CDS encoding phenylacetate--CoA ligase family protein, with protein MERVEMREVKEELFLQQIKNAYENSPFYRRKYQELGIDVDDIKSLADIKKLPFTTKEELRQAYPLGLASTDERKIVRIHSSSGTTGVPVIIPYTQKDVDDWKEMMKRCYQFAGVTELDRVQITPAYGLWTAGIGFQLGAEYLGAMVIPMGPGNTEKQLQMMMDLKSTVLVATSSYGLLLAEEVIKKGLKDKIHLRVGIFGSERWGEKQRKIIEEYLGIETFDIYGLTEIYGPGIAIDCKYHDGLHYFDDYLYFEVIDPQTGQEVPDGEFGELVITTLQKEGAPLIRYRTRDITRKLPGMCQCGSTYPRIDRIVGRTDDMVKVKGVNIFPAQIDTFLKDIKGVGSEYQVVIERIGFRDKLTLKVEVEDEFYTSSMKDLISNEFKNKIGVSAEIILCRIGELPRSEKKTKRIFDLRG; from the coding sequence GTGGAAAGAGTTGAGATGAGAGAGGTCAAAGAGGAGCTTTTTTTGCAGCAAATTAAAAATGCCTATGAGAATAGCCCTTTTTATAGAAGAAAATACCAGGAGTTAGGGATTGATGTAGATGATATCAAAAGCTTGGCAGATATAAAAAAGCTTCCATTTACAACCAAAGAGGAACTCCGACAAGCTTATCCTCTCGGACTTGCGTCAACTGATGAGAGGAAAATAGTAAGAATTCACTCTTCCTCAGGTACAACAGGAGTTCCAGTGATAATTCCATACACACAAAAGGATGTAGATGACTGGAAAGAGATGATGAAAAGATGTTATCAATTTGCTGGTGTGACTGAGCTTGACAGGGTGCAGATAACACCAGCTTATGGGCTTTGGACAGCCGGAATAGGATTTCAGCTTGGTGCTGAGTACTTAGGTGCAATGGTAATTCCAATGGGTCCAGGTAATACAGAAAAACAGCTTCAAATGATGATGGATTTGAAATCCACAGTACTTGTTGCAACCTCGTCATATGGTCTTTTGCTTGCAGAAGAAGTAATAAAAAAAGGACTTAAAGACAAAATTCACCTAAGAGTTGGAATATTTGGGTCTGAAAGATGGGGAGAAAAACAGAGAAAGATAATTGAGGAGTATTTAGGAATAGAGACATTTGATATATATGGTCTCACAGAGATTTATGGTCCTGGTATTGCAATTGATTGTAAGTACCATGATGGACTTCACTATTTTGATGACTATCTTTATTTTGAGGTAATCGACCCGCAAACAGGACAAGAGGTTCCAGATGGTGAGTTTGGCGAGCTTGTCATAACAACCCTGCAAAAAGAAGGTGCACCTCTTATTAGATACAGGACAAGAGATATTACAAGAAAACTTCCAGGAATGTGCCAATGTGGGTCTACATATCCGAGAATTGATAGAATAGTTGGCAGAACTGACGATATGGTTAAAGTAAAAGGCGTTAATATTTTTCCTGCTCAGATAGATACGTTTTTAAAAGATATAAAGGGTGTTGGCAGCGAGTATCAAGTTGTTATTGAAAGAATAGGTTTTCGAGATAAATTGACCCTGAAAGTTGAAGTTGAAGATGAATTTTATACAAGTTCAATGAAGGACTTAATTTCTAATGAATTTAAGAATAAAATAGGAGTGTCTGCTGAGATAATATTATGTAGAATTGGTGAACTTCCACGAAGTGAAAAGAAAACAAAGCGTATATTTGATTTGCGAGGATGA
- the xseB gene encoding exodeoxyribonuclease VII small subunit, whose amino-acid sequence MCEEVRNEIKFEDAMKRLEEIVKSLEEENLDLDEAIRLYEEGIKLSKLCNDILRSVEKRVVLIEKLNGEYVENDITNDIYGGLGQKE is encoded by the coding sequence AAATTAAATTTGAAGATGCAATGAAGCGTTTAGAAGAGATTGTAAAGAGTTTGGAAGAAGAAAATCTCGATTTAGATGAGGCAATAAGGCTTTATGAGGAAGGGATAAAACTTTCAAAGCTATGCAATGACATTTTGCGTTCGGTTGAAAAGAGGGTTGTTTTGATTGAAAAATTAAATGGCGAATATGTGGAAAATGATATAACGAATGATATATATGGAGGCTTAGGGCAAAAAGAATGA
- a CDS encoding indolepyruvate oxidoreductase subunit beta: MSNILIAGVGGQGNIFLSRVICQLYMNRGYSVKTAENIGMSQRGGSVVSFVRIGSDVGPIIPDGLSDMLIGLEMCEALRNVHKLNVHSKIILNNRYIKPKETKIKKEEIVEFFKQNFKHVYHFDAHNIAIELGVPKAENIAMLSLICKSSLLPFSKEEILRALSELLPQKMFGINKFLVEKIYEKY, from the coding sequence ATGAGTAATATTCTTATAGCTGGAGTAGGTGGTCAAGGAAATATTTTTCTCTCAAGGGTAATTTGTCAGCTTTACATGAACAGGGGCTATAGTGTCAAAACAGCAGAGAACATAGGTATGAGCCAAAGGGGAGGGTCTGTTGTAAGTTTTGTAAGGATAGGTAGTGACGTTGGTCCTATCATCCCAGATGGTTTAAGTGACATGCTAATAGGGCTTGAGATGTGTGAGGCGCTGAGAAATGTGCACAAACTAAATGTTCATTCAAAGATAATCTTGAATAACAGGTATATAAAACCAAAAGAGACAAAGATAAAGAAAGAAGAGATTGTAGAGTTTTTTAAGCAAAATTTTAAGCATGTATATCATTTTGATGCACACAACATAGCAATAGAGCTTGGTGTGCCGAAAGCAGAAAACATTGCGATGCTCTCTTTGATTTGCAAAAGTTCTTTATTGCCTTTTTCAAAAGAGGAGATTTTGAGAGCCTTGAGTGAGCTGCTACCGCAAAAGATGTTTGGCATAAATAAATTTTTGGTTGAAAAGATTTATGAAAAATATTAA